One window from the genome of Variovorax sp. PAMC26660 encodes:
- a CDS encoding lipid asymmetry maintenance protein MlaB → MLVLPTKLTHDEAPACMRMLQQGLKGQTDSSSTVVDATALAQFDSSALAVLLECRRESSALGRGFAVKGLSPRLRELAALYGIAGLLPAAP, encoded by the coding sequence ATGCTGGTCCTGCCTACCAAGCTCACCCACGACGAGGCCCCCGCCTGCATGCGCATGCTGCAGCAGGGGCTGAAGGGCCAGACGGATTCGTCGTCGACCGTGGTCGACGCCACCGCGCTGGCGCAGTTCGATTCGTCGGCATTGGCCGTGCTGCTCGAATGCCGGCGTGAGTCGAGCGCGCTGGGTCGAGGCTTTGCGGTCAAGGGCCTGTCGCCCCGGCTGCGTGAGCTGGCGGCGCTGTACGGTATCGCGGGCCTTTTGCCCGCCGCGCCCTGA
- the hisB gene encoding imidazoleglycerol-phosphate dehydratase HisB, with amino-acid sequence MTTPTTPGNADRTATVTRNTAETKITVSVNLDGTGKAKLSTGIGFFDHMLDQIARHGLIDLDIDCQGDLHIDGHHTVEDVGITLGQAVAQAIGDKKGIRRYGHAYVPLDEALSRVVIDFSGRPGLVMHVPFTSGMIGTFDSQLTYEFFQGFVNHAFVTLHIDNLKGVNAHHQCETVFKAFARAMRGALELDPRSIGVIPSTKGSL; translated from the coding sequence ATGACCACCCCCACCACCCCGGGCAACGCCGATCGCACCGCGACGGTCACCCGCAACACCGCCGAGACGAAGATCACCGTCAGCGTGAATCTCGACGGCACCGGCAAGGCCAAGCTTTCCACCGGCATCGGCTTCTTCGACCACATGCTCGACCAGATCGCCCGCCACGGCCTGATCGACCTCGACATCGACTGCCAGGGCGACCTGCACATCGACGGCCACCACACGGTGGAAGACGTAGGCATCACGCTCGGCCAGGCTGTGGCCCAGGCCATTGGCGACAAGAAGGGCATTCGCCGCTACGGCCACGCCTACGTGCCGCTCGACGAAGCACTGAGCCGCGTGGTCATCGACTTCTCGGGCCGGCCCGGCCTCGTGATGCACGTGCCCTTCACCAGCGGGATGATCGGCACCTTCGACAGCCAGCTCACCTACGAGTTCTTCCAGGGCTTCGTGAACCACGCGTTCGTGACGCTGCACATCGACAACCTCAAGGGCGTGAACGCGCACCACCAGTGCGAGACCGTGTTCAAGGCCTTCGCACGCGCCATGCGCGGTGCGCTGGAACTCGATCCGCGTTCCATCGGCGTCATTCCCTCGACCAAGGGTTCGCTCTGA
- a CDS encoding phospholipid-binding protein MlaC, with translation MNNKTLQRRDLGRLVLAGALLFGAAMSFVQPARAADETPDALVKRLSTDVLDTIKADSSIKTGDINKIMLLVDSKIMPNVNFQRMTASAVGPAWRQATPEQQKRLQDEFKTLLVRTYAGALDQVTDQTVTIRPFRGAATDTDVLVRTEVKGRGDPVQLDYRLEKTPGQGAGWKVYNLNVLGVWLVDTYRTQFAQEINKSGIDGLIAALAARNKGNAKG, from the coding sequence ATGAACAACAAGACCTTGCAACGACGCGATCTCGGCCGCCTGGTGCTGGCCGGTGCCTTGCTGTTCGGCGCCGCCATGTCTTTCGTGCAGCCTGCGCGCGCGGCCGATGAAACGCCCGACGCGCTCGTCAAGCGCCTGTCGACCGACGTGCTGGACACGATCAAGGCCGACTCGTCCATCAAGACCGGCGACATCAACAAGATCATGCTGCTGGTCGACAGCAAGATCATGCCCAACGTCAACTTCCAGCGCATGACGGCTTCCGCCGTCGGCCCGGCCTGGCGCCAGGCCACGCCCGAGCAGCAAAAGCGGCTGCAGGACGAATTCAAGACCCTGCTCGTGCGTACCTACGCCGGCGCGCTCGACCAGGTGACCGACCAGACCGTCACGATCCGCCCCTTCCGCGGCGCCGCCACCGACACCGATGTGCTGGTGCGCACCGAGGTCAAGGGCCGCGGCGATCCCGTGCAGCTCGACTACCGCCTCGAGAAGACGCCCGGACAGGGCGCCGGCTGGAAGGTCTACAACCTGAATGTGCTGGGCGTCTGGCTGGTCGACACCTACCGAACCCAGTTCGCGCAGGAGATCAACAAGAGCGGGATCGACGGCCTGATTGCCGCGCTGGCCGCGCGCAACAAGGGCAACGCCAAGGGCTGA
- a CDS encoding BolA family protein, with protein sequence MTAEQLQALIQSHLPCEHITLEGDGRHWYATIVSAEFEGKRAIQRHQRVYATLGAKMHTDEVHALSMKTYTPAEWAAVEK encoded by the coding sequence ATGACCGCCGAACAACTCCAGGCCCTGATCCAGTCCCACCTTCCCTGCGAACACATCACGCTCGAAGGCGACGGCCGACATTGGTACGCGACCATCGTCTCGGCCGAATTCGAGGGCAAGCGCGCCATCCAGCGCCACCAACGGGTCTACGCCACCCTCGGTGCGAAAATGCACACCGACGAGGTGCATGCGCTTTCGATGAAGACCTACACGCCGGCCGAATGGGCGGCAGTGGAAAAATGA
- the hisH gene encoding imidazole glycerol phosphate synthase subunit HisH — translation MKSAANTVAVVDYGMGNLRSVSQAVQHAADQVGVQVFVTSDPDVVRKATRVVLPGQGAMPDCMRELRDSGLQESVLEAAASKPLFGVCVGMQMLLSRSDEGPTDGLGLIPGEVIKFDLAGRLQPDGSRFKVPQMGWNQVRQAQPHAVWAGVPDLSYFYFVHSFYARPADARHSVGEADYGACFTAAVARDNIFATQFHPEKSADHGLQLYRNFLHWNP, via the coding sequence ATGAAATCTGCAGCCAACACCGTCGCTGTCGTCGACTACGGCATGGGCAACCTGCGTTCCGTCTCGCAGGCCGTGCAGCATGCGGCCGATCAGGTCGGCGTGCAGGTCTTCGTCACCTCCGACCCTGACGTGGTGCGCAAGGCCACCCGCGTGGTGCTGCCGGGGCAGGGCGCGATGCCTGACTGCATGCGCGAGCTGCGCGACTCCGGCCTGCAGGAATCGGTGCTCGAAGCCGCCGCCAGCAAGCCGCTGTTCGGCGTGTGCGTCGGCATGCAGATGCTGCTGTCGCGCAGCGACGAAGGCCCGACCGACGGCCTTGGCCTCATACCGGGTGAGGTCATCAAGTTCGATCTGGCCGGGCGCCTGCAGCCCGACGGCAGCCGCTTCAAGGTGCCGCAGATGGGCTGGAACCAGGTGCGCCAAGCCCAGCCGCACGCGGTGTGGGCGGGCGTGCCCGACCTGAGCTACTTCTATTTCGTGCACAGCTTCTACGCACGGCCGGCCGACGCCCGCCACAGCGTGGGCGAGGCGGATTACGGCGCGTGCTTTACCGCAGCCGTTGCACGCGATAACATTTTTGCCACCCAGTTCCACCCGGAGAAGAGTGCGGACCACGGGTTGCAGCTCTACCGAAATTTCCTCCACTGGAATCCCTGA
- the hisA gene encoding 1-(5-phosphoribosyl)-5-[(5-phosphoribosylamino)methylideneamino]imidazole-4-carboxamide isomerase — translation MLLIPAIDLKDGHCVRLKQGDMDQSTVFSEDPAAMARKWVTAGARRLHLVDLNGAFAGKPQNHAAIKAILKEVGDDIPVQLGGGIRDLDTIERYIDDGLRYVIIGTAAVKNPGFLKDACSAFGGHIIVGLDAKDGKVATDGWSKLTGHEVADLGKKFEDYGVESIIYTDIGRDGMLSGINIEATVKLAQALTIPVIASGGLSNMADIDKLCAVEFEGIEGVICGRAIYSGDLDFAAAQARADELAGA, via the coding sequence ATGCTCCTCATTCCCGCCATTGATCTCAAAGACGGCCACTGTGTTCGCCTCAAACAGGGCGACATGGACCAGTCCACTGTCTTCAGCGAAGACCCCGCCGCCATGGCCCGCAAGTGGGTCACTGCAGGCGCGCGGCGGCTGCATCTGGTCGATCTGAATGGCGCCTTCGCCGGCAAGCCACAGAACCACGCGGCGATCAAGGCGATTCTGAAAGAGGTCGGCGACGACATCCCGGTGCAACTTGGCGGCGGCATCCGCGACCTCGACACCATCGAGCGCTACATCGACGACGGCCTGCGCTACGTGATCATCGGCACCGCCGCGGTCAAGAACCCGGGCTTCCTGAAGGACGCCTGCAGCGCCTTCGGCGGCCACATCATCGTGGGCCTGGACGCCAAGGACGGCAAGGTTGCCACCGATGGCTGGAGCAAGCTCACGGGCCACGAGGTGGCCGACCTGGGCAAGAAGTTCGAGGACTACGGCGTCGAGTCGATCATCTACACCGACATCGGCCGCGACGGCATGCTCTCGGGCATCAACATCGAAGCCACCGTCAAGCTGGCGCAGGCGCTGACCATTCCGGTGATCGCCTCGGGCGGCCTGTCGAACATGGCCGACATCGACAAGCTCTGCGCGGTCGAGTTCGAGGGCATCGAAGGCGTGATCTGCGGCCGTGCCATCTACTCGGGCGACCTCGATTTCGCCGCCGCGCAAGCCCGCGCGGACGAACTGGCCGGCGCCTGA
- the murA gene encoding UDP-N-acetylglucosamine 1-carboxyvinyltransferase: MDKLLIRGGRQLRGEVLISGAKNAALPELCAVLLTDQPVTLHNVPRLQDVSTMLKLVRNMGVTAERDDNGTVSLNAADLTNPEAPYELVKTMRASVLALGPLLARFGHAKVSLPGGCAIGSRPVDQHIKGLQAMGAEIVVEHGYMIASLPEGRTRLKGARILTDMVTVTGTENFLMAAALAEGETLLENAAQEPEIVDLAEMLIRMGAKIQGHGTSHIRIQGVEKLHGCEHAVVADRIEAGTFLCAVAATGGDVFLRHARADHMDAVIDKLRDAGCTVVPEEGGVRISSKAPASEHLKAQSFSTTEYPGFPTDMQAQFMALNVIARGASMVTETIFENRFMHVNEMVRLGATIHVEGKVAMVEGVQQLSGATVMATDLRASASLVIAGLVAEGETLVDRIYHLDRGYDRMEAKLRGLGADIERVTGAAA, from the coding sequence ATGGACAAACTTCTGATTCGCGGCGGGCGCCAGCTTCGCGGCGAAGTACTCATTTCCGGCGCCAAGAACGCCGCGTTGCCCGAGCTGTGCGCGGTGCTCTTGACCGACCAGCCCGTGACGCTGCACAACGTGCCGCGCCTGCAGGACGTGTCGACCATGCTCAAGCTGGTGCGCAACATGGGCGTGACCGCCGAGCGCGACGACAACGGCACGGTGAGCCTGAACGCCGCCGACCTGACCAACCCTGAGGCGCCCTACGAGCTGGTGAAGACCATGCGCGCTTCGGTGCTGGCCCTGGGCCCGCTGTTGGCCCGCTTCGGCCACGCCAAGGTCTCGCTGCCCGGCGGCTGCGCCATCGGCTCGCGGCCGGTCGACCAGCACATCAAGGGCCTGCAGGCCATGGGCGCCGAGATCGTGGTCGAGCACGGCTACATGATCGCCAGCCTGCCGGAAGGGCGCACGCGCCTGAAGGGCGCGCGCATCCTGACCGACATGGTCACCGTCACCGGCACCGAGAACTTCCTGATGGCCGCCGCGCTGGCCGAGGGCGAGACACTGCTCGAAAACGCCGCGCAGGAGCCCGAGATCGTCGACCTCGCCGAAATGCTGATCCGCATGGGCGCGAAGATCCAGGGCCACGGCACCAGCCACATCCGCATCCAGGGCGTCGAGAAGCTGCACGGCTGCGAGCACGCCGTGGTGGCCGACCGCATCGAGGCCGGCACCTTCCTGTGCGCCGTCGCGGCCACGGGCGGCGACGTGTTCCTGCGCCACGCCCGCGCCGACCACATGGACGCCGTGATCGACAAGCTGCGCGACGCCGGCTGCACGGTCGTGCCCGAAGAGGGCGGCGTGCGCATCAGCTCCAAGGCTCCAGCCAGCGAGCACCTGAAGGCGCAGAGCTTCAGCACCACCGAATACCCCGGCTTCCCAACCGACATGCAGGCCCAGTTCATGGCCCTGAACGTGATCGCGCGCGGCGCTTCGATGGTCACCGAAACCATCTTCGAGAACCGCTTCATGCACGTGAACGAGATGGTCCGCCTGGGCGCGACCATTCACGTCGAAGGCAAGGTCGCGATGGTCGAGGGCGTGCAGCAGCTCTCGGGCGCCACCGTGATGGCCACCGACCTGCGCGCCTCCGCCAGCCTCGTGATCGCCGGCCTCGTGGCCGAGGGCGAGACGCTGGTCGACCGCATCTATCACCTCGACCGTGGGTACGACCGCATGGAAGCCAAGCTGCGCGGCCTGGGTGCCGACATCGAACGCGTGACCGGAGCCGCCGCATGA
- the hisC gene encoding histidinol-phosphate transaminase → MTTAPDTARPLQRIRADVQSMHAYAVQDARGFIKLDAMENPFGLPPALQSELGARLGALALNRYPGDRGTDLQRALATHAQMPEGFSLMLGNGSDELISLLAIACDLPGATVLAPVPGFVMYAMSAQLQGLRFVGVPLTADFELDETAMLAAIAREKPAIVYLAYPNNPTANLWDDAVIEKIVQAQGAQGGLVVIDEAYQPFAARSYIDRLASHDHVLLMRTLSKFGLAGIRLGYLMGPAALVAEIDKVRPPYNISVLNCECALFALEHAEVFEAQAAQIREERERLMMGLGRLPGVKTWPSDANMVLLRVPDATKTFEGMKAHGVLVKNVSKMHELLANCLRLTVGTADENARMLAALEASL, encoded by the coding sequence ATGACCACCGCTCCAGATACCGCCCGCCCCCTTCAACGCATCCGCGCCGACGTGCAGTCCATGCATGCCTACGCGGTGCAGGACGCGCGCGGCTTCATCAAGCTCGACGCGATGGAAAACCCCTTCGGCCTGCCGCCCGCGCTGCAGTCCGAACTGGGCGCGCGGCTCGGTGCGCTGGCGCTGAACCGTTATCCAGGCGACCGCGGCACCGACCTGCAGCGTGCGCTGGCCACGCATGCGCAGATGCCCGAAGGCTTCAGCCTGATGCTGGGCAACGGCTCCGACGAACTGATCTCGCTGCTGGCCATTGCCTGCGACCTGCCCGGCGCCACCGTGCTGGCGCCCGTGCCCGGCTTCGTGATGTACGCCATGAGCGCGCAACTGCAGGGCCTGCGCTTCGTCGGCGTGCCGCTGACGGCGGACTTCGAGCTGGATGAGACCGCCATGCTGGCGGCCATCGCGCGCGAGAAGCCTGCCATCGTCTACCTGGCCTATCCGAACAATCCGACCGCCAACCTCTGGGACGATGCCGTCATCGAAAAAATCGTGCAGGCCCAGGGCGCGCAGGGTGGCCTGGTGGTGATCGACGAGGCCTACCAGCCCTTCGCCGCCCGCAGCTACATCGACCGGCTCGCCAGCCACGACCACGTGCTGCTGATGCGCACGCTCAGCAAGTTCGGCCTGGCCGGCATCCGCCTGGGCTACCTCATGGGGCCGGCTGCGCTGGTCGCCGAGATCGACAAGGTGCGCCCGCCCTACAACATCAGCGTGCTCAACTGCGAGTGCGCGCTGTTCGCGCTGGAGCATGCCGAGGTGTTCGAGGCCCAGGCGGCGCAGATCCGCGAGGAGCGCGAGCGCCTGATGATGGGCCTTGGCCGGCTGCCGGGCGTGAAGACCTGGCCCAGCGACGCCAACATGGTTCTTTTGCGCGTGCCCGATGCCACCAAGACCTTCGAGGGCATGAAGGCCCACGGGGTGCTGGTGAAGAACGTTTCTAAAATGCACGAACTGCTGGCCAATTGCCTGCGCCTCACCGTCGGAACGGCCGACGAGAATGCGCGGATGCTGGCGGCACTCGAAGCCTCACTATGA
- the hisD gene encoding histidinol dehydrogenase: protein MTLKAAPARLSTTSASFDAEFKARLHWSADADAAIEKVVADILADVQKRGDEAVLEYTNRFDKLGAATLPELELTQAELKAAFESLPAAQRDALEAAARRVRSYHEAQKKASGESWSYRDADGTLLGQKVTPLDRVGIYVPGGKAAYPSSVLMNAIPAHVAGVAEIIMVVPTPKGEKNPLVLAAAYVAGVTRGFTIGGAQAVAALAYGTATIPAVDKITGPGNAYVAAAKRRVFGTVGIDMIAGPSEILVLADGTTPPEWVAMDLFSQAEHDELAQSILLCPDAAYIDRVQAEIDRLLPTMPRAEIIAASLNGRGALIHTKSMEEACEISNRIAPEHLEVSSSEPNRWEPLLRHAGAIFLGAFTSESLGDYCAGPNHVLPTSGTARFSSPLGVYDFQKRSSLIEVSEAGAQVLGPIAVTLAEGEGLQAHAEAARLRLRKI from the coding sequence ATGACTCTGAAAGCAGCCCCCGCCCGACTCTCCACGACTTCAGCCAGCTTCGATGCTGAATTCAAGGCGCGGCTGCATTGGTCCGCAGATGCGGACGCGGCCATCGAGAAGGTGGTGGCCGACATCCTGGCCGACGTGCAAAAGCGCGGTGACGAGGCGGTGCTGGAGTACACCAACCGCTTCGACAAGCTGGGTGCTGCCACCCTGCCCGAGCTGGAACTCACGCAGGCCGAACTGAAGGCCGCCTTCGAGTCGCTGCCCGCCGCGCAGCGCGACGCGCTCGAAGCCGCTGCGCGCCGCGTGCGCAGTTACCACGAGGCCCAGAAGAAGGCGAGCGGCGAGAGCTGGAGCTATCGCGATGCCGATGGCACGCTGCTCGGCCAGAAGGTCACGCCGCTCGATCGCGTCGGCATCTACGTGCCGGGTGGCAAGGCGGCCTATCCGTCGAGCGTGCTGATGAACGCCATTCCCGCACACGTCGCGGGCGTGGCCGAAATCATCATGGTCGTGCCCACGCCCAAGGGCGAGAAGAACCCGCTCGTGCTCGCCGCCGCCTATGTGGCCGGCGTGACGCGCGGCTTCACCATCGGCGGCGCCCAGGCCGTGGCCGCGCTGGCCTACGGCACCGCCACCATTCCTGCGGTCGACAAGATCACCGGCCCCGGCAACGCCTATGTGGCCGCTGCCAAGCGCCGCGTGTTCGGCACCGTGGGCATCGACATGATCGCGGGCCCGAGCGAGATCCTCGTGCTGGCCGACGGCACCACGCCGCCCGAGTGGGTGGCCATGGACCTGTTCAGCCAGGCCGAGCACGACGAGTTGGCCCAGAGCATCCTGCTGTGCCCCGACGCCGCCTACATCGACCGCGTGCAGGCCGAGATCGACCGCCTGCTGCCGACCATGCCGCGCGCGGAAATCATCGCCGCCTCGCTCAATGGCCGTGGTGCGCTGATCCATACGAAGAGCATGGAAGAGGCCTGCGAGATCAGCAACCGCATTGCGCCTGAACACCTGGAAGTCAGCAGCAGCGAGCCCAACCGCTGGGAGCCCTTGCTGCGCCACGCCGGCGCGATCTTCCTGGGCGCCTTCACCAGCGAGAGCCTGGGCGATTACTGCGCAGGCCCGAATCACGTGCTGCCGACCAGCGGCACGGCGCGCTTTTCGAGCCCGCTGGGTGTCTACGACTTCCAGAAGCGCTCCAGCCTGATCGAAGTCAGCGAAGCCGGTGCCCAGGTGCTCGGCCCGATCGCCGTCACGCTGGCCGAAGGCGAAGGCCTGCAGGCGCATGCTGAAGCTGCCCGTCTGCGCCTGCGTAAGATCTGA
- a CDS encoding ABC transporter permease: MMAVTGWRALLYKETLRFWKVGFQTVGAPVLTALLYLMVFGHVLEGRVTVYGTVGYTAFLVPGLVMMSILQNAFANSSSSIIQSKIMGNLVFVLLTPLSHWGWFFAYVGSSIIRGLAVGLGVFVVTMFFAMPNFVAPVWIIVFALLGAAMLGTLGLIAGLWAEKFDQMAVFQNFLIMPMTFLSGVFYSIGSLPPFWQKVSHLNPFFYMIDGFRYGFFGVSDASPWLSLGIVGTAWLVVSVIAVHLLRIGYKIRG, encoded by the coding sequence ATGATGGCTGTCACGGGCTGGCGCGCGCTGCTCTACAAAGAAACGCTGCGCTTCTGGAAGGTCGGCTTTCAGACCGTCGGCGCGCCGGTGCTCACCGCGCTGCTGTACCTCATGGTGTTCGGACACGTGCTCGAAGGCCGGGTGACGGTCTACGGCACTGTCGGCTACACGGCCTTCCTGGTGCCCGGCCTCGTGATGATGAGCATCCTGCAGAACGCGTTCGCCAACAGCTCGTCGTCGATCATCCAGAGCAAGATCATGGGCAACCTGGTCTTCGTGCTGCTCACGCCGCTGTCGCACTGGGGCTGGTTTTTCGCCTACGTAGGCTCGTCGATCATCCGCGGGCTGGCCGTGGGGTTGGGCGTGTTCGTGGTCACGATGTTCTTCGCCATGCCGAATTTCGTTGCGCCGGTCTGGATCATCGTTTTCGCGTTGCTGGGTGCCGCGATGCTCGGCACGCTAGGCCTTATCGCCGGGCTCTGGGCCGAGAAGTTCGACCAGATGGCTGTGTTCCAGAACTTCCTGATCATGCCCATGACCTTCCTGTCGGGCGTGTTCTATTCGATCGGCTCACTGCCGCCCTTCTGGCAGAAGGTGAGCCACCTGAACCCGTTCTTCTACATGATCGACGGCTTCCGCTACGGTTTCTTCGGCGTGAGCGACGCCTCGCCCTGGCTCAGCCTGGGTATCGTCGGCACCGCCTGGCTGGTGGTGAGCGTCATCGCCGTCCACCTTCTCCGCATCGGCTACAAAATCCGCGGTTGA
- a CDS encoding AAA family ATPase: MLSALAIANYRSLRQLTVPLGRLTVVTGANGSGKSSVYRAMRLLADIANGGVIRSLVREGGLSSTLWAGPERFSAAMLRGEAPVQGSTRSEPVNLRLGFAGSSAEDFGYAIDIGLPVPRDTVFGRDPEIKREAIWSGPFLRPATQLVDRKGAALRLREDKSWQAVGRPIPAFASMMTEYADPRAAPEMLTLREQMRSWRFYDHFRSDADAPARQPQLGTYTPVLANDGADLAAALQTIREIGDDEALDRAVDDAFPGARIEIRVVEDRFETLMHQHGLLRPLTAAELSDGTLRYLLWIAALLTPRSPSLLVLNEPETSLHPDLLPALGRLIAQAARGSQVIVVSHAARLIAALEDGEDLQSVVLEKQFGETRIANLDMSEIPRWEWPAR; the protein is encoded by the coding sequence GTGCTCTCCGCGCTCGCCATCGCCAACTACCGTTCGCTGCGACAGCTGACGGTGCCGCTCGGCCGGCTCACGGTCGTGACCGGCGCCAACGGCAGTGGCAAGTCGAGCGTGTACCGCGCAATGCGGCTGCTGGCCGACATTGCCAACGGCGGTGTGATCCGTTCGCTGGTGCGCGAGGGCGGGCTCTCTTCCACACTCTGGGCCGGGCCCGAGCGTTTCTCGGCCGCGATGCTGCGCGGTGAGGCGCCGGTGCAAGGCTCGACTCGCAGCGAACCCGTCAATCTGCGCCTGGGTTTTGCGGGCAGCAGCGCTGAAGACTTCGGCTACGCCATCGACATCGGCCTGCCGGTTCCGCGCGACACCGTGTTCGGGCGCGACCCCGAGATCAAGCGCGAAGCCATCTGGAGCGGCCCGTTTCTGCGGCCCGCGACGCAACTGGTCGATCGCAAGGGCGCAGCGCTGCGCCTGCGAGAAGACAAGAGCTGGCAGGCCGTCGGCCGCCCGATTCCCGCCTTCGCCAGCATGATGACCGAGTACGCCGATCCGCGTGCCGCACCCGAGATGCTCACGCTGCGCGAGCAGATGCGCTCCTGGCGCTTCTACGATCACTTCCGTTCCGACGCCGACGCGCCCGCGCGCCAGCCGCAGCTCGGCACCTACACGCCGGTGCTCGCCAACGACGGCGCCGATCTGGCCGCGGCGCTGCAGACCATCCGCGAGATCGGTGACGACGAAGCGCTCGACCGCGCCGTCGACGACGCCTTCCCGGGCGCCCGCATCGAGATCCGCGTGGTCGAGGACCGCTTCGAGACCCTGATGCACCAGCACGGTCTGCTGCGTCCGCTGACCGCCGCAGAGCTTTCGGACGGCACGCTGCGCTACCTTCTCTGGATCGCCGCGCTGCTCACGCCCCGGTCGCCGTCGCTGCTGGTGCTCAACGAGCCCGAAACCAGCCTGCACCCAGACCTGCTGCCCGCACTTGGGCGCCTCATTGCGCAGGCGGCGCGTGGGTCGCAGGTGATCGTGGTGTCGCACGCGGCGCGCCTGATCGCTGCGCTCGAAGACGGCGAAGACCTGCAATCGGTGGTGCTCGAAAAGCAGTTCGGCGAAACCCGCATCGCGAACCTCGACATGAGCGAGATTCCGCGCTGGGAGTGGCCCGCGCGGTAG
- the hisG gene encoding ATP phosphoribosyltransferase, which yields MITLALSKGRIFEETMPLLAAAGIEVTEDPEKSRKLILETTRPDVRVVLVRASDVPTYVQYGGADLGVTGSDVLLEHGNQGLYQPLDLRIAACRLSVAVRADYDYASAVKQGSRLRVATKYVGLARDFFASKGVHVDLIKLYGSMELAPLTGLADAIVDLVSTGNTLKANHLVEVERIMDISARLVVNQAALKLKREPIRRIIDAFASAIPPAK from the coding sequence ATGATCACGCTCGCCCTCTCCAAAGGCCGCATCTTCGAAGAGACGATGCCCCTGCTGGCCGCCGCCGGCATCGAGGTCACTGAAGACCCCGAGAAGTCGCGCAAGCTCATTCTCGAAACCACCCGGCCCGATGTGCGCGTGGTGCTGGTGCGTGCCTCCGACGTGCCCACCTACGTGCAGTACGGCGGCGCCGACCTCGGCGTGACCGGCTCCGACGTGCTGCTCGAGCACGGCAACCAGGGCCTGTACCAGCCGCTGGACCTGCGCATTGCCGCCTGCCGCCTGAGCGTGGCGGTGCGCGCCGACTACGACTACGCCTCGGCCGTGAAGCAGGGCTCGCGCCTGCGCGTGGCGACCAAGTACGTGGGCCTTGCACGCGACTTCTTCGCCAGCAAGGGCGTGCACGTCGACCTGATCAAGCTCTACGGCAGCATGGAGCTGGCGCCGCTCACGGGCCTGGCCGACGCCATCGTCGACCTGGTCTCGACCGGCAACACGCTCAAGGCCAACCACCTCGTCGAGGTGGAACGCATCATGGACATCAGCGCGCGCCTTGTGGTCAACCAGGCCGCGCTCAAGCTCAAGCGCGAGCCGATCCGCCGCATCATCGACGCCTTCGCGTCAGCCATCCCTCCCGCCAAATGA
- a CDS encoding ABC transporter ATP-binding protein, translated as MPAISFQSVSKTYPPSKQQKAQGKQGLRAVDEVSFQIEPGEFFGLLGPNGAGKTTLISMLAGLARPTAGAISVHGFDVQRDYAEARRQLGIVPQELVFDPFFNVRESLRIQSGYFGIKNNDDWIDELLHSLGLTDKATANMRQLSGGMKRRVLVAQALVHKPPVIVLDEPTAGVDVELRQTLWQFVAKLNKQGSTVLLTTHYLEEAEALCSRIAMLKLGRVIALDRTSELLKSAASNVLRFKTDAMLPWAIAQHARITGRIVQLPAQNAHEVEQLLAAIREAGVAVEDVEMRKADLEDVFIDLMAGEQTPLEVAR; from the coding sequence ATGCCCGCGATCTCATTCCAATCGGTCTCCAAGACCTACCCCCCCTCAAAACAGCAAAAAGCCCAAGGCAAACAAGGGTTGCGGGCTGTCGACGAGGTCAGCTTCCAGATCGAGCCGGGCGAGTTCTTCGGCCTGCTCGGCCCCAACGGCGCTGGCAAGACCACCCTGATCAGCATGCTCGCCGGGCTCGCGCGTCCCACGGCCGGTGCCATCAGCGTCCATGGTTTCGACGTGCAACGGGACTACGCCGAGGCGCGGCGCCAGTTGGGCATCGTGCCGCAGGAACTGGTGTTCGACCCCTTCTTCAATGTGCGCGAGTCGCTGCGCATCCAGTCGGGCTACTTCGGCATCAAGAACAACGACGACTGGATCGACGAACTCCTGCACAGCCTGGGCCTGACCGACAAGGCCACGGCCAACATGCGCCAGCTTTCCGGCGGCATGAAGCGCCGCGTGCTGGTGGCACAGGCGCTGGTGCACAAGCCGCCGGTGATCGTGCTCGACGAGCCCACGGCCGGTGTCGACGTCGAGTTGCGCCAGACGCTCTGGCAGTTCGTCGCCAAGCTCAACAAGCAGGGCAGCACCGTGCTGCTGACCACCCATTACCTCGAAGAAGCCGAGGCGCTGTGCAGCCGCATCGCAATGCTGAAGCTGGGCCGCGTGATCGCGCTCGACCGCACCAGCGAACTGCTCAAGTCGGCCGCCAGCAACGTGCTGCGCTTCAAGACCGACGCCATGCTGCCCTGGGCCATTGCGCAGCATGCGCGCATCACCGGGCGCATCGTGCAGTTGCCGGCGCAGAACGCCCATGAAGTCGAACAACTGCTGGCTGCGATCCGCGAAGCCGGCGTCGCGGTGGAAGACGTGGAAATGCGCAAGGCCGACCTGGAAGACGTGTTCATCGACCTGATGGCGGGCGAACAGACGCCGCTGGAGGTCGCGAGATGA